The DNA segment AGTTGCCGTGTCATGGGCGCGTTTTGCTGCCGCAACGGCACTGCCGAGAGCGTTTTCAAGCTCCTGTCGAATGAGGTGATGCAACTGATTAATAGATAACACTTCTCTTACTTATCCTGAGTATAAACTTGTCGCTATACTAAGAGTACCAAAGCCACGCAGAGATGGCGTATTAATATTTTACTCTCTCGACAAAATCCACTTGATAAACACTGTGAATTCGTTAACTTAGTGTTAAATACTTCGGATTGTTACTCTAAATTTCATCAGTGTTTAACGGATTAAATCAGTTTGAAAAGACCAGTGCTTCATTAGCGCAGGTAAAGGAATAAGATTGAAGAATAAATACAACCAGATTTGGGGTAAGATATTAACCCACATCCTTGCCTACCACATAGTTAGGTGGCTTTGGGTTATATTGCCTCCCTTGTTACTGGTCTGTACACCGGGTTTGGCGCAAGATCTTGAACCTCGCAGCTACACTAATATTCCTATCGGTATGAACTTTATCGCTGCAGGCATAGTTCGCTCTCGAGGAGAGGTATCCCCTGCGCCATCAGCACCAATAAGTGATGCCAACTTAACTATCGACGCTGCCGTCGTTGGCTATGCACACACCTTCGATTTAGCAGGAAGCTCTTCAAAATTCGATGTGTCAGCGACACGAGTCTGCTATGAAGGCAGCGCCATGCATAATGGTGAACTATTAAAAGCCGATCGCTGTGGATATGGCGACCCTACGATGCGCCTCACCTGGAATTTTTATGGTGCACCAGCATTAGAGGCGAAAGATTTCTCAAAATGGCAGCAAGGTATTGTTGTGGGCGCCAGTATGCAGATCACTTTGCCTATTGGCAGTTACGACTCAGGTAAACTTCTCAATGCTGGGACGAATCGCTGGGTCTTGCGCCCAGGGATAGGAATGTCACATAAGCTTGGCCGCTGGTATTACGACCTCATCGCCTCGGCTCGACTATATAGTGATAATGATGAATACTTTAATGACACCACCTTAGAGCAAGCCCCCCAGTATACGCTTCAGGGGCATCTTATCTATAACATTAGCCGCGGACATTGGGTCTCATTGAACGCGAATCTGTTTTTTGGTGGAGAAACGAGAAAAGATAACATTGCGTCATCAGATGATCAGCGTAACTCTCGTTTCGGTATAACCTATTCGCTACCCGTTAGCGTCCATCACAGCGTCAAGCTCTACGCTAATACCGGAGTGATTACTGAAGTGGGTAACGATTTCGATACGTTTGGTGCGCTATGGCAATACCGTTTTTAATCTCCCCTCTCTAAACTATCGTTAGATAATAAAAAGCCCAATCGCTTAACTGCAATTGGGCTCCTATTTATATCTATTCGCGCTAGTTATGGATAATACTGTTACGCTCAGTCTAAATCGTCAAAATACCAGTAGCCGGCATTAACCCACTCTGTTAGTTGCACCATAACGGCGTCATCATCAAACCATGTTTGGATGTCTTCAAGGGTAAGCATCTGTTTGTTACAGAGCGCTTCGATAACCTCTGAGCGGCCTTCAGCAAACTGAACTTGCTCACCATTGATGTACATAACACCTGAGCCTAAGGTTGCAGCGAAATAGAGGCAACGTAAGCCACCTAAACGGATCAAAGGCTGCTCGGCAATGATAGTCTTGATATCTTCAACGTCGAAACCTAAGTTAGCCTCAGGCAGATCCAGTTCGCACTTAGATTGTGTTAGATAACGACCACTGAACTCACTAATTAGCGTGTCGTCCAAGGTGTCAACAAGCTGCTGCTTAATTCGGCCTAGGTCTTGCTCATCGATCAAGCCAGAGTGCTGGCTTAAGCTACGTTCTGGATCGCTTATTTGCTGAGCACCCATCTCTTTATCAATGAGGTGGTCAGCAAGTGCACTCACCATATCTTTTGCAGAAGCCGTACGGTAACCAACAGAAAAGCTCATTGAAGGCTCTAACGTTACGCCATCGTGAGGAAATCCAGGTGGCAAATACAGAATATCACCAGGCAGCAATTCGACATCGATGATAGGCTCGAACGCTTCGGTGTGTAGCAAGGCTGGGTGCGCTGCAAACTCTTTATGAGGCCCAATATCCCCGACACGCCATCTACGTCGACCTGAGCCTTGACAGATAAACACATCGTATAGATCGATATGCGGGCCAACCCCACCACCAGGCACAGCGTAACTAACCATGACATCATCTAAACGCCAGCGAGGAATAAAATCGAAACATTTTAGTAAATCTTCTGCCGCTGGCACCCAGTTATTAAGCGCCTGAACAATCAAGGTCCAATCTGTTTCACCAAGATTCTCATAAGATTCAAATGGGCCAAATTCAGCTTGCCACTCCCCTTTCTCTCTATAGACTCTGCGAGATTCAACCATTTCATCACAAGCTAGTCCTGCCATCTCATCTGGAGACAACAGATCTTGAAAGTTTTTAAATCCTTGGCGGATCACTAATGGTTTCTTTTGCCAGTATTCTTTAAGAAACTGTTCGGGGGTTAAGCCATTTATATCTAATTGCATGTTGCATACTCACTAAAATTTGCACGCATTCTAGCAAAAAAACGCAAAAAATAAACTCAGTTAGATCATGAAACATGCTTAATTTGTACAGCTATAGGACTAATCAGCCTAAAGCTTCAAATGGGGCAATAACTTGATTGACTGTCTATTAAGGATCAATACAATATCGAACAAACTTTATTGATGATGATTCAACTTGACCAATACAACCCACTCACGCCCAATTCAGCCTGCCGACACCGTAATAGTGCTCGACTTTGAAACCACGGGTCTATCTCCCAATCAAGGTGATCGAGCAATTGAAATCGGTGCTGTCATGCTTAAAGATGGCAAGGTCATTGATAGGTTTCAACAACTAATGAACCCAGGTTTTAGAGTTAGTGGCTTTATCGAGAACTACACGGGGATCAGTAATGAGATGTTGAGTGACGCGAAGTCATGTGAAACGGTGATGACTCAATTTGCAGACTTCATCGGTGATTACAACCTCGTCGCCCACAATGCCTCATTCGACCAACGCTTTTTGGATGCCGAACTCAGTCGAGTTAACTGCAATTATCCTGGGCAATTTGCCTGCTCTATGTTAATTGCACGCAGGTTATATCAAGACGCGCCGAATCATAAACTCGGCAGTTTAATCCATTATAAAAATATCCAACATGATGGTGTGTTTCACCGAGCCTTAGCCGATAGTGAAATGACCGCCGATCTTTGGCTAGTCATGCTTGAAGATTTAAACGCAGATTACCAGATCAAGCGAGCTGACTTTTCCTTATTACAAGCCATTGCCAAACAAAGCAAAGCTAGCGTTAGCCAATATTTAGCACGCCAGCGCTAACAAACAGCACTGTTTAATCGTAAGATTAGACAGTGCTGTATTTTTAATGCCTGTGTTAAACCAAGTGTTAAAAACTGATAATCTAACATGATGCTAACCGGTATACTCTGGCCATCTTCACTCATCGCAAGCAAAATCAATTCGATGAGCCAGTTCAACACTTCAATACCTAATCTTAAAATCTAGTTTACATACTCAGTCTAATTAGTTAGGTCTAAATAGTTAGGTCTAAATGCCTAGCTCGTCGAGTAAGTCATCGGCATCAGTATTAGCTACCGTGACTTTTGCTGTTCTGTTTTCACCTGCAGCCTTTCCCTGTAACTGCCCATGCTCAGCAAGCAGTTCATCTAAGTCAAAATCTTCATCAGTTTCAAATTCACTTAACTTGATAAACTCAGTCTTATCCATCGCAAACTCAAGGTAGAAAACATGATTACGCTGAGTCTTAAATGACACCCTTCTTGCTACTGCTTCATCTAAGTTGGTATCGATAGAGATTGTCAGCTCTTTATTAATGGTCAACATCTTAGGCTGGCTTTGGCTAATGCTCGTTTGCAATTCTTTACTGATTTTATTAATAAAATCGCCCAAGATCTGATTCATCAGCTCGCCCATGACATTACCAACTTCATCAGAAGTATGAGAAAGCGCTAACTCAGCTTCTGGCATGCCCATGTTCAACATATATTCGCGATAGATTTCTACTGCCGCCGGTGCAGAAAAATTGATCACCACAAGTCCTGAAAATCCGCCATCAAAAATTGAAAAGCATCCTAAATCGGGTTTTAAACAGGTTCGAGTAATTGATTGAACCATACCGGCATGGGTAATTTGGCTATGAGTGGTGCTTGATAGCACATGAGATACAGAGTGGCATAGCTTTAATAAAATATCGTCGGTGCTAACAGAAACTGTAGATTGCATAAAAAAAACCTTTTAAAAGAAGTCAACATTATATTGCCCCACAACATTAACAAAACAAAGTAAAACCCGTGAACAAAATGAATTTTAGAACAAATCAAAATGACAGTTAGCCATAGAAGTCGGTCGTTAAGGTTGAAAATAAATAGCTTATTTCGAGTCACTCTCTACTTAACCTAACCCTAATCGCTGAGTAATATGGCCTACAGATACGATTATGATATACACGCCTTGAAACAGACTTTACATATCCACGCCATCAAGCAAAATTAATCTAGAGTGATGAAAAGATAGAGTTAACATTTTTAAAATAAACAGAGCCTTACTGTTCCCATACTATGGCATAAAGAGTAAGTTTAACTCACGTATTCGTCAGCAGAATAATAATGATATGATCGCTCTACTCAGACAATTTACGATTCTACAACGCTTAATTTTAATGCTAATGCTGGCAGCAATCGGCACAGTTTGCTTCGCCAGTTTTTCAATAAACGAACAGTACAATAACCTTGTGGCGCAGAAATGGTTGCAAAACGACGGTCAAATCAACACAGCAATTAGTTTGATTGAAGCAAATAAAAAGCAAGTCGATGCTCAAAAGATCAGCTTAGCGACAGCACAAGCAACGACAACAGAGCTTATTAACCAAATACATTTTGGCAACGATGGCTATTTCATCATATTAGATCGTAGTCATACCATTATCGCTAACGGTGCAGATCCTCTCTCTATTTCTAAAAACGTAAACTCACTCTCTCACTCTCAAGCAGCTGTAAACCTCGACACATTATTGAATGAGTCAAAAAATCAAGCCGTCGCTAAAGCGAAAATCGATTTTCCTAACCCCACGACCGGAAAATTGGAACCTAAACTTGTAGAAGTTAGACAATATGAGCCTTGGGGGTGGACGGTTATTACAGGAAGTTACATGAGTGACATTGACGATGTCATGTATTTAATGGCTTTCGATTACCTCATCATCATGCTAATGATCTCTATCCCTATTTTCTTGTTCTTCTTAGTTCTCAACATCTCTATTACTGCCCCCTTAAAAGAAGCGATTAGCGCAATGAAAGATATTGCTCAAGGAGAAGGTGATTTAACCAAGAAGCTACCAACCAAAGGTAAAGATGAAGTCGCGGAGCTTGCCGAAGCATTTAATTTATTTGTTATCAAAATTAGAGATATGGTCGCAGAGCTTCAACCTATAGGCGATGATTTAGACCTAGATGCTCAGCGCTTACTCAACGCCGCTGAAGAATCCAATGATAGTGTCGAGCACCTACATAGAGAAACCTCAAGTGTCGCAACGGCAATCAACCAGATGCTGTCGACCACTCAAGAAATGGCCAGTAACACCAACCAAGCGGCAGAAGCGGCTAATAGTGTAAAACATCAAGCCCAACAGAGTATGTCTATGATGGACGCCACGCTTGATAACTCTAAGCATCTCGCAGATGAACTTAAAAGTGCTCAGCAGATCACTCATGCTCTGGGTAGCTCATCATCGCAGATTGGCAACATTTTGGATGTTATTCGAGGTATTGCCGATCAAACTAATCTACTGGCACTTAATGCCGCAATTGAAGCTGCCCGAGCAGGTAGTCATGGCAGAGGATTTGCGGTCGTCGCGGATGAAGTTAGAGCCTTAGCTAACCGTACTCAGGATTCAACTAATGAGATCCAAAACATCATTAAAGAGATCCAATCGGGTGTAAATAGTGTTGTTGCCAGTAATGAGCAAAATCAAAGTCAGTCTCAACAAGTTCAGACCCAAGCCAAAGAGGTAAGTGACTCCTTGTCTGACATTCTCAGTCTGATAGCACATATTAGCGACATGAACACCCAACTTGCCAGTGCAACAGAAGAGCAATCTATCGTCACTGAAGAGATTAACCGTAACATCTGCGCCATAACCGAATTAACTGAAGTGTCAGTCAAAGCAAATGAGAGCAACCACAATGCTGCTATGTCACTGCAAAATATCAGTAAAGATTGCGCTCGCACACTCGGTCAATTCAAGGTCAAGTAATATAACACTACGAACCCGAGGGGCGGTAATTGCCCCTCACGCCCTTTGCAAATTATGTTAAGCTAAATTCTATGAAAAGTTCTCTTAAAGTGAATTGAATTTATGGCTCGCATGACCTTAGCTATCCACCCAGAGCTCTACACTATCCATAGCTTTTCAGCTGACTGCGTGATCGCGGCAGATATCTTTCAACAAGAGATGTATTTCATCGGTAAAACCAAGGATGAGATCTCCGTTGTCGTCACCTCAGAGTTAACCCTCGACAGTATAGAGCAGGAAAATGATTGGCGTTGTCTTGAAGTCATCGGCCCATTAGGCTTTTCAATGACAGGCATATTAGCCAGTGTTTCCAGCACCCTTGCTGAAGAAAAAATCAGTATTTTTGCCATTTCTACCTTCGATACCGACTATATCTTAGTCAAAAAAGAGACCTTAAACGCGGCGACGAAGGCGCTTAAAAAGAAAAATTACCAAATTATTGATTATTAGTTGTTTTTTTCTTAGATTAGTCTGTAGCAGAAAATACACTATGTATTTCATCGAGTGAGAGTTCTATATCCATGTATGAAAAGATCATCATCATCACAGCTAAGCATGGGATCCATACAAGGCCCGCTGCGTTGTTGGTCAAAAAGGCAAAATCTTTCGATTGTAATATCACCGTCGAATGTGATGGTAAGCAAGCGAGTGCTAAAAGCTTATTTAAACTGCAAACCTTAGGGCTTTATTATGGCGTATCGGTCAAAGTCTTCGCTGAAGGTGAGCAAGCACAACAAGCTGTTGAAGAAGTGTCAGAACTACTCATTACATTAAGTTAAGGGTGTCCTATGTCGATTACGGGGATCGCTGTTTCATCGGGTATCGCTTTTGGCCAAGCGTTACATCTCAATTTACATCACGAAAAGATTGATTACCGTTTAATTCCTAAATCCCATGTCCCCATCGAAGTACAAAGACTAAAGCACGCTTTTGAACTTCAAAAACAGCACTTAGCTCAAGGGCTTGAGAAGTTGCAGCCAGAAACCAGCCACTTTGAGTTAATTGAAGCCGATCTGCTCATATTGGACGATGAGGATCTGTTAGAACAGATTGAACATAGCATCTCGAGTCTGCAGATCGGCGCTGCATTTGCGATAGAGCGGGTATTCGAGCAGCAAGCCTCAGAGCTGGCGTTATTAGATGATCCCTATCTAGCCAATCGAGCTCAAGACGTGTCATGTCTCGGTAGCCGGCTAATCGCCCGTTTAAACGGCGCGCAACATCTCGACTTAAGTCAACTCACACAAGATACAATAATATTTTCTCAAGACTTAACTCCTGCCGAATTTGCCATGCTACCGCTTGAACATATTACCGGTGTAGTACTCAATACGGGGGGAATAACAAGCCATACTGCAATTTTGACCCGTAGTGCTGGGATCCCTGCACTGCTAAGTTGTCAATTTGAAGCCATCCAGATAAAAAACGGTACCCAAGTTGTTTTAAATGCCAATGAAGGTGAGTTGGTTATTAACCCTAACCAACAACAGATTGCTTATTTACAAACATTAAAGAAACAAGATTTTCTGCGTAAACAACAATTACTTACCCTTAAAGACTTACCCACTGAAACCCTTGACGGTCATGGCATTTCTTTATTAGCTAATGTCGGTAACCTAAACGAGGTTAGTCATTTAACCGATGTAAGCGCCGAAGGGATTGGCTTATTTAGAACTGAATTCATGTTAATGAATACCAGTGTTTTGCCCGATGAAAAAACTCAATATCATTTATATTGCGATGCCCTGCATTTAATGGAAGGTAGAACGTTTACCCTACGAACATTAGATGTCGGCGCAGATAAAGAGCTTCCTTGCCTTGGAACATTAATTGAAGATAATCCGGCGCTAGGCTTAAGGGGGATCCGATATAGCTTGGCCCATCCAGAACTGTTCAAGACACAAGTAAGTGCTATTTTACGGGCAGCCAATCACGGGTCTGTACGCTTAATGTTTCCGATGATCAATCAAATTGAAGAGTTAGAGCAATTGCTAAGCTACGTAGAAGAGTGTAAAGCGAAGCTAATTGAAGAGGAGAAAGGCTTTGGTGAGCTTAGCTATGGCATCGTTGTCGAAACGCCTGCAGCCGTACTTAACCTCGAGTCGATGCTACCTCTGCTCGATTTTATCAGTATCGGCACAAACGATCTCACTCAATACACTATGGCAGCGGACAGAAGCAATCCATTACTGACCAAAGAGTATCCCTCTCTCTCCCCTGCGGTGCTCAATCTTATCCAAACTACCATAGATATCGCCAAGGAAAATCACATCACAGTTTCTCTATGTGGTGAATTAGCAAGCGATCCAAATGTTGCGCCTTTGCTGGTCGGGATGGGGATAGACGAGCTCAGCGTTAATTTAGGTTCAATATTAGAGGTTAAGTCGGCATTACGTGATATAAGTTATCAAACATGCTTGACGCTAGCCAAACAAGCGCTAAAAATAAAAAGAATCGAAGAATTAAAACGTTACATTTATAGTCGACCTTAAAAGCTATAATAGTGACATTAGCCTTATTCAATATAAAAGATGATTCCAAGGGGCAAATTAGATGGGATTTTTGAGCCGTATTAGACGCCTTATTTCAGGACAGAACGACATAGCAGGCGTAGTCAATGTGTACGCTCCGGTGAGTGGTAAAATCGTTGCCATCGAAAAGGTACCTGATGCCGTCTTCTCAGAAAAAATTGTCGGTGACGGATTGGCTATCGAGCCTAAAGGCCACCTAATATTGGCTCCGATTGACGGCACCATAGGGAAAATTTTCGAAACCAACCATGCATTCAGCATTGAATCAACACAAGGGCTCGAAATATTTGTACATTTTGGCATTGGCACCGTCGAGCTAAGGGGGAATGGTTTTAAACGATTAGCCGAAGAAGGCCAAGAAGTTAAAATGGGCGATCCAATATTAGAGTTTGATATCGACTACTTAAAAGAGCATGCCGATAGCCTACTCACACCTGTGCTTATTGCCAATATGGAAGACATTCAAGGCATTGATAAAAATCATGGCCATTTAGAAGCTGGTAAAGACGTGATTTTCTCAGTAAGACTGTAAGCCCTTACCGTACTATCAATAAAAGCCTAATTTTTATTAGGCTTTTTCATCAACGCAAACCAGAGTTCATATCAAGCATTGAATAACACTCAACAAGGGTTTTCCCCCTTGAGCAGAGCCAAAAGCAATGACACAATGCAAACAACTTATAAAAACAGATTGGAGTACCCTTTTGACACTTTTCGGAATTAAGAATTGCGATACTGTACGTAAAGCACGTAAATGGCTTGAAGCTAATCAACTTGAAGTTGCTTTTCATGATTTTCGTGAAGATGGGCTCAGTACAGAGCAAATAGAACAATGGGTCAGTGCAATCGGCTGGGAAGCCTTATTCAATAAGAGAAGTACCAGTTATAGAAATCTTACCGAAACTGAAAAGAATGACATCAATGAGAAGAAGGCTGTAGCCTTGATGGCACTATACCCAACCTTGATCAAGCGCCCCGTTTTAGCGATGAATGGACAAGTCCAGGTGGGTTTTAAAGAAGCTGACTATCGAACGTGGTTCAACCTATGAGCCAAAATACAGACTCTCCAGTACTTTCATTAGCCAAAGACCTTATTTCTCGTCAATCGGTCACACCTTTAGATGAAGGTTGCCAGCAACTCATGGCTGACAGATTAGCCGACGCAGGCTTTAATATTGAGTCAATGGTATTTGAAGATACCACCAATATGTGGGCTCGCAGAGGCACGCAATCTCCCGTCTTTTGTTTTGCAGGCCATACCGATGTTGTCCCAGTTGGAGATCTAAATCGTTGGCACACACCACCGTTTGAGCCAGTTGTTATTGATGATTATCTTCATGGGCGCGGCGCTGCAGATATGAAAGGCTCATTGGCGGCGATGCTGGTGGCTACCGAGCGCTTCATTAAAAAGTTTCCGGATCATCAAGGCTCAATCGCCTTTCTGATCACCAGTGATGAGGAAGGCCCTTTTATTAATGGCACAACTCGAGTCATCGATACCCTTGAAGCACGTAACGAAAAAATCACCTGGTCGCTCGTGGGAGAACCTTCATCCACCCATAAGCTAGGTGATATCGTTAAGAATGGGCGCCGAGGCAGTCTCACAGGTAATTTAACGGTTAAAGGAGTTCAAGGGCACGTGGCTTACCCACACCTTGCTGATAACCCTATTCATAAAGCCGCTCCTGCGCTAGATGAGCTTGCGAGAATGAAATGGGATAATGGTAATGAGTTTTTCCCGCCGACTAGCTTTCAAATCGCAAATATCAACGGCGGTACAGGCGCATCAAACGTTATACCAGGTGCTTTAGAGGTGATGTTTAATTTTCGCTACTCCACCGAAGTTACCGCCGAAATATTAATAGAGCGAGTGCTCAATATTCTCGATGCTCACGGCTTAGAGTACGATATCGATTGGGTCTTCAATGGCTTGCCTTTTCTAACTGGCGATGGACCTTTATTAGAAGCAACTAAAGCTGCAATCAAAAAAGTTACTGGAACGAATACCGATCCACAAACATCGGGTGGCACGTCAGATGGTCGTTTTATTGCTCCAACCGGGGCACAGGTTATTGAGCTTGGCCCTGTTAATGCTACCATTCATAAAGTGAACGAGTGTGTCAAAGTATCAGACCTTGAGTTACTCACCGATTGTTATGAAGCCATTTTGGAAAACCTGCTGTGCAAGTAGAACATCCCTTTCTATACGGCCTTGAGGATCAACACTTAGTCGAATGCTTAGGATACCTGTTAGAAGCAAACACTGCGGCTGCATTTTTTAACATGCAGCAAGCGGCGTCAACGGCAGGTATTGATATTCAGATCTGCTCAGGGTATCGAGACTTTGATAAGCAGCTATCAATTTGGAATGCCAAAGCCAGTGGTCGACGGGCTGTATTAGACAAAGCCTCTAAGCCTGTATCAATTGAAAGTCTCTGTTCAAACGAATTAATCGATACCATACTTTTATGGTCTGCTCTACCGGGTATGTCTAGACACCACTGGGGTACAGATATCGATATATTTGATGGCAATCGTATAAAAAAGCCGGAGCTACAGCTCGTACCCGCTGAATATCAGCACGGTGGACCTTGTTTAGCGTTAAGCCAATGGTTACACTCCCACGCAGAAAAATACGGCTTTTACCTACCTTACCAACAGGGATTAAGTGGCGTGAGCCCAGAACCGTGGCACTTAAGCTACTTTCCAATTTCAAAAGATTATATCAATAGTTACGATATAGACTCAGTAAAAACAGTCTTAGCCTGTTGTGATATTTTACACAAAGACGAAATACTCGAGCGCATAGCGCCACTCGTTAATGAGTATGTGTTACGTGTCGCTCCAGTACCCACACTGAAACAGCCACTCACTGAAACCTGATTTATTCACACATATTAGAGATAACACTGTGAACATTACCGACTTAACCAACAATTTTGCAGCAAACAGACACCAACTCAACATTGGCGGTAGCACGCTAAGCTATCTAGATATTGGCCAAGGGCCCGTGTTATTAATGGGCCATAGTTATCTTTGGGATGCCAAGATGTGGGCGCCACAGATAGCCCACTTGAGTCAAAACTATCGTTGTATAGTGCCAGATCTATGGGGCCATGGTTTATCGGCTAACTTACCTGCAAAAACAAGCAACCTGCGTGATATTGCAGCTCAAATGCTTGAGCTCATGGATAAACTAAACGTAGATAAATTTTCTGTGATAGGCTTATCTGTTGGCGCAATGTGGGGAGCGGAGCTTGCCCTTAAGGCTCCTACGCGAGTACAACACCTCGTCATGTTAGGTAGTTTTATCGGATATGAGCCAGAGATCACCCGCGATAAATATTATGCCATGCTCGAAGTCATCAAGAATGAACAAATCATTTCAGACAAAATCATCGACACGATTACGCCTCTTTTTTTTGCAAATCATCC comes from the Shewanella halifaxensis HAW-EB4 genome and includes:
- a CDS encoding M15 family metallopeptidase encodes the protein MQVEHPFLYGLEDQHLVECLGYLLEANTAAAFFNMQQAASTAGIDIQICSGYRDFDKQLSIWNAKASGRRAVLDKASKPVSIESLCSNELIDTILLWSALPGMSRHHWGTDIDIFDGNRIKKPELQLVPAEYQHGGPCLALSQWLHSHAEKYGFYLPYQQGLSGVSPEPWHLSYFPISKDYINSYDIDSVKTVLACCDILHKDEILERIAPLVNEYVLRVAPVPTLKQPLTET
- a CDS encoding alpha/beta fold hydrolase; translated protein: MNITDLTNNFAANRHQLNIGGSTLSYLDIGQGPVLLMGHSYLWDAKMWAPQIAHLSQNYRCIVPDLWGHGLSANLPAKTSNLRDIAAQMLELMDKLNVDKFSVIGLSVGAMWGAELALKAPTRVQHLVMLGSFIGYEPEITRDKYYAMLEVIKNEQIISDKIIDTITPLFFANHPNAELVEVFKQKLKHFDSSNIDNLYQIGRMIFGRRDTMDDVHLLTLPCLIMTGVEDKARTVLEGYLMHDAIDGSEYVHIPDCGHISTLEQAEFINQRLSSFLSANARA
- the dapE gene encoding succinyl-diaminopimelate desuccinylase; the protein is MSQNTDSPVLSLAKDLISRQSVTPLDEGCQQLMADRLADAGFNIESMVFEDTTNMWARRGTQSPVFCFAGHTDVVPVGDLNRWHTPPFEPVVIDDYLHGRGAADMKGSLAAMLVATERFIKKFPDHQGSIAFLITSDEEGPFINGTTRVIDTLEARNEKITWSLVGEPSSTHKLGDIVKNGRRGSLTGNLTVKGVQGHVAYPHLADNPIHKAAPALDELARMKWDNGNEFFPPTSFQIANINGGTGASNVIPGALEVMFNFRYSTEVTAEILIERVLNILDAHGLEYDIDWVFNGLPFLTGDGPLLEATKAAIKKVTGTNTDPQTSGGTSDGRFIAPTGAQVIELGPVNATIHKVNECVKVSDLELLTDCYEAILENLLCK